The Lolium rigidum isolate FL_2022 chromosome 1, APGP_CSIRO_Lrig_0.1, whole genome shotgun sequence region gtagaaatgatGTTATTTTTAATGCCAAAAATCTCTCTTATGCAGATCATCTAACGGTGCAgtactttgctccgttcatggttgtCACTTCAACGTATGGAGAACCGCGACCTATTTATGAAGGTGTCTACATGGTTAGAGGACACGGCGAGGGATTTTTCTATCCAATATGGGTGGCAACATAATCTCGGGATTGGACCTCCATCCTCTTAGGGATCGATGCAACATCATGATGATCATAGTATCATTGTTATGCATCCTGGGTAtaatgttggaaacttttgagtaataaagcgtcctTTATGGTAAAAAAGATGTAGGAAGATATCCCTCCACCAAAAGGAGCCGCTTTGTGCGACCGATTCCCTCGTTTATTTTCCTTTAGTCTGAACTCTGATTACACTGTAGCTGAGCTTGCTCTTTCACCTGACTTGGGATCATGTTTTTCCCTTCCACTCTCAGTTGAAGCTCATATTGAACTCGGCCAGGTACAACAACTGCTAGCCGAGGTGGACATTTCGGAAAATTCTGTGGACACGAGATCCTTCGTCTGGGGTACAGATCAGTATACCTCGGCTAAGTTCTATCATTTCCTTTTCGCTGCGGTGCCCACTGATATGGCAATTCGGGCCATCTGGAAATCCAAATCATTGCCTaaactcaaagtcttcatctggcTCCTTTTTCGGGATAGACTCAATACATACGATGTCATGTTACGGCGGCATTGGCACTTGGAATCAGGCTCAGCGTGTGTGCTTTGTGATACCTCAAGTTTAGAGTGCACGGACCATCTGTTCTTTGACTGCACTTATGCTAAGGATTGCTGAGATACTTGCCAGGTGGTTTGGGACACTAGCCTGCCGATCTCTGATCGTTTCATCTCTGCCCGCGCTAGCTTTGCTGGTCCTTGCTTCATGGAGTTATTTTCTTGTGTCACTTGGAACATTTGGAAGGAAAGGAACGAGTTCATCTTCAAGCACAGACCCCCTTCCCTTGCTCGCTGGAAAGTCAAGACTCAAAGTGATATTTTGCTGCATCGCTATAGAATTAAGCCTACCCTTATTCAACCGCTAGTTGattgggtctttcaaacttttgtGTAATTTATGAATACACTTTTCCACTTCCTTCCACCATGATGTAACTCTCTGGTTTATGTTTGGCTCTGTGCCCCATTATTAATAGAAAGATCACACCGTAGGGGATTCCCCTACGGTAACATAGTCAAAAAAAGAAGTTTTCAAGCATGCTGTATACTAAGCTATGCTTTATAGTCCTATATATATTTCCAAGTCTTTACTATCCTTTGTCATCATCCTACCGTTGTTTGATTAGCAATGCTATTTTAGATGCATGAATTGAGTTATCATGATATGTTTAGAATGAATAACGATATGTGTTTTTCTATAATGAAAACAACTTAAAAATGAAAGAGCTTGGCAGATTGGTATGTTGGGGACCTACAAAGAGATTGGACATGTTTTTTTAGCATCTTCCATGTACAACAACATGTTATATGGGCTCTATCATAACTAAGTAGTTTCTAGGAGTCTCACCCAACATGACTAGCagatgtagatgtgtaggttAAAATTGAGTATGTCTAGAGGGCTCGGTGTGTGCTAGCTATTTGATCCAGGTAATAGCCTGTATGCACATAGATTTAGAGGTGTTTTGTGGTACCCTCAATTCCTCAAATGAATAGCATCCATCAATTTTGGTGAATCCAAAGGACCAAAACAATTCATACCGGTGCTAGAAACGTTACAGGTATGATTCATACCACTTGTGTAAATCGGCACCGAAAGAAAAAAAATCTCGTAGACAGGCTGTAGCGGGTCTTGACGCAAAAGGCCTCCCTGGTCCATGACAGTCTGACTAATGGCTAATGCCCACCTGTTAGCTGATAGACGGCCGGAGCCTCCGCGACTAGAGAAGAGCTGCCTGGGCACCGTGTCCTGCCCAACATGCTCGCTTTGGCTGCACGTGACAACATAAACCTCACCGGCAGCAATGTCGTCTACCAGGTCCCAGCCGACCGCCATGACGAGCGTCTGTAATGGGACCCACGTGCTTATGCCGCTAGACACAAACCTGGCGGCGAACGGCCTCATCAAGGAGTTCGCGGACGGCGGACAAGAACTTGAACGCTGAGGAGATGGTGGTCCTATCCGACGCCCCTTTCGGAACCGGGAGACGCTGGCAAGCGACATCATCAGCCCGGCGTACCAGACACTGCTGGATGCGTTGTGCCCGGCCAACACAGGCCAGCTCAGATCGACCTCAGCACGCCCATGGTGCTCGACAACAACTACAAGCTACTGTCGCTCAACCTGGACCTGCACTTCTCCGATGACCAGCTCGTCCGCAACCCCGTGTTCACCAGATCGGCCAACGGGATCATCAAGATGCGGTGGCGGCAGATGTCCGCgaagggcggcgcgaccaagcaCATGTAGACGGTGCTCAAGGAGGGCGAGAGCGCGGTGACCACGATCGCCGTGTCATCGGAAGGCCTCGTCATGTACGTCGGCTCGTCAGACGGGATGGTCACCTACTGGCACTAGATACGTATAGCGGTGTCCTCAAGGGCCAAACATGACGGTGATGTTCCTCGCGGTAGCCGGGAACTTGATCGCCAGCGGCGGCGTTCTTGATAGGCACACCAGACCGGTGAAGTGTGCTGCCagggacgaggaggcggccagTTCAAGCGGCGATTCGCATTTCATGGTATACAGCGGAAGCCTCGAGTCCTCGACGGGTCAgtcaaggtgtggcgcatgttagACGTGGACATGCACGAGCCAACATCAGCGCTGGTGCCAGAGCAAGCCCCAGCAGCACCGCCACAGTCGTCGGACATGTGGGGAACCCGGCCGGCTCCGGCACCGTACGCGGAAGTTGGCAGCGCGACGTGCTCGagcgaggtggaggcggcggtgatGCTCTCCTAGACGTTCAGGAATTGCTAGTTCGTGGCCGTGTGACAGTTTTTTCCCATTTGATTAGGGTCCTGGGCCTTTTGGGCCTAATCTCCGCCACTTAATCTAATCCGTTGGTTGATTTTATACCTCTCCCTCTCCTATCTgtggtactacctccgtttcaaggaataaggcgtacaCGTATTCCaaaacgaactttgaccatacaaattgagcaacaaaatcttgattatattatatgtaattagtaccgttggattcgtattgaaaagaactttttaatggtactaatttcatacaaacaattttgatctatttaaagtaattcttaatCAAAAAAAAACTCGTAAAACgaaggcgccttattccttgaaacggatgtAGTAAAAGATACCGTAACAGTTGCCTAGATTTAACCTTATCAAGTTGTGTCGCTTCGATGAAGATGGAGGCGGTCCTGATGGATCTTAGAAGGTAGCGGAGGCAATTCAGGCATGCGCTGAGCAAGTGATTAGATGGGGTAAGACAATGCTTTGTTTCTGTGTTGGGCATGGTTGCAGCCTTGCAGGGATTCACGTAAAAGGAGAACGTAAATAAAACACTTGCtttatttcttagtttctttttttttagttgtgcgtatctcttgatattaatatattatttttattgAAAAAAAAATACTTAGACATATATATTCCTTTGTCTTCCATTTCTCATCATATAGAGAGGGCTCAACAAAGAGAAAAAACATAACATTTGCTCAAGATGCGTCTCGTCCATGATTGTACGCCAATCGTTAATTGATTATGTATTATATTATATAACTTGGCGAGTGGGGGGCACGTACAATACAAAGGGGGATGCTacgtatatatatatttatttataaaAGAAAGATGCTTCAGTATGCATCTCTCCCAAATTTATTTGCTTTTATAATTAAGCACGTCTCTCACATTGTGTTATTCTGGATGGCGAGGCACGAGGCGCGCGTGGAGCGGGCGCTTCATGATGGTAACGAACAAGCCGCGGAACTCAGTGAGGTCAACCGCATTGTCGTCTCCGTCGGCCTCCCACCACTCGAACTCCCTGACCAGGTTGGCCACGAAGTACTGGAGGTGAAGCATGGCGGGCGCTATCGCCGGGCAGGCGCGCCTCCCGGCTCCGAATGGCATCATGGTGAGGTCCCTGGTGCAAGTGAGGTCGGCGTCGATAGTACCGGACATGAACCGCTCCGGCCTGAACTCTGTGGGATCCGACCACGTTGCGGGGTCGCGCCCGATCTTGCCGACGAGGAAGTTCACTGTGGCACCGCGGTCCGGCACGGTGAAGCCGAGCACCTTGGCGGCCACCTCGCGCTCCATATGGCGCATGACAAACGGAATCGGCGGGTGGCACCGCAGGCTCTCGAGCACGGTTGCCCTGAGGTAGGGCATGCGCGACAGCTCGACCTCGTCGATGACGTCGCAGCCGCAGGCAGTGGCGACGGCGACCATCTCAGCGCGGAGCTTCTGCTGCAGGTCGGGGCGTTTGGTGAGGTTGGCCATCGTCCATTGCAGCGCAGCAGCCGTGGCCTCTGTGCCGGCGCCGAGGAACTCGGAGATGAGGCTGACGAGCTCGCCATCGGTGGCGGCCCTgcaggcaccatcgtcttcacggaTTCGTAGGTCCACCAGGGACTCCACGTAGGTCTTGAATTTGAAGCTGCTAGGGTCCTTGTTCATGTGCGAGCGACGCTTCACCTGGGCGACGATGGGCAGGAACGACTCGTCTTGCTGCCGCCGGAAAGCCAGAACCTGGCGCCACCGTGAAGGGTAAAGGAGCTTGCCCATCCTCGGGTACCTGACCAACACCGCCAAGGAAGGCAGCGCGCGGAGCACGTCGCGCTGCAACTTGTGCATGGCACGGAGGCGGGTCTCCCCTAGCTCCGACACCACATCCTCGCCGAAGCACATCTCCGCGAGGACAGAGTAGACGGCGAAATGGAGGCACTCGGCAGGCAGGACGCCGGAGTTGAGGTCACCCACCAGGCGACTGAGCGCGCGGGCTCGGATGTCGCCAAGTAGGCCGAGGCTGGAGGGGTGGAGGACGCCGGCAACCACGTTGCGGCGGGCGGCGCGCCAGTAGGGGCCGTAGGGCGCCGCATGGATGTTGGGGTAGCGTTCTCCCGTGAGGATGCTACTGGGAACAACGCCAATGGGGCGGTTGAGGAACGCGGTGCTGTGCTCTAGCAGGGCACGGTGAGCCACCGCACGGTCTGTCACATGGATGGACAAGCCGCGCCGGTGGCCGTGCACCACCCTACGGCGCAGGAACACGGCGGTGGCTACCAGGAGAAAGCACACACTCGTGATGAACTCAGGGGAAGGATGGAGCATGCCCATTGTACGTGTTGTCACAATGAAACCCAGCTAGCTTTGCTAATCAAGGATATGTACTGCATGCGCTAGCAGCAGCTGTGCCTCCTTTAAATCTGCACTTGGGGTTCGTCCATTTAAATTATGCTTAAGCCAGGCATCAACATACATGTGTTTCTGCATACATATCCATCAAATCTTTGTGTAAACGCCAAACATTACAAGTACTAGACCAAGTGTTTAGCCATGCATTTAGCAAAATAATTATAgtatatttttattattttcgtGTCGTGGAAAGGCTATTTTCGTGTCATGGATTTCGACACCAGGGAATAAGATTCCCCTTTTTGGTCCGCCAGGGGCCGTAGAATACGGCGAGGTCTACCAGCGACCGGGAAGGAGGTCGAGACCATAGCGACATGGATATTATTACCCAGGTTCAGGCCACGATGTGCTAGCCCAACATTCTGCAACTATTCTCCATCTGATGATGCCTTCTTCCTTACAGAGTCCCCCCTCTCTCTAGGGTAGCTTGGgcctccttctatatatatactaGCATAATACCCGTGCTTTGCTACGGAGACAACATCATCAACAACACACTAATGAGGAACAGGAAGGGACACTTGAATGGTGCCGTCATCCACAATCTCATACACATCATCTATAGCTATGGCACTGCCTTAGAGCAAGTCGGAAAGTGAAACTTCTAACTCTCAGTGTAGTTGGAGCATtccggtcgcgtcccccaaaccgtctcccaaacggcgccggatcgagcgtttgggggacgcgtttCGTTCATgctgcgtttgggggacgtcgccccCAAaacttaaaaattaattttaatagatagaagaaaactctgtactaatattcaaatcggagcaacataaacaaattacatataaaaatttcgaaaaaacataatcaaattacatataatattttttaaagtactacttcttcttctttgatggccccgcctcgtcgtcctcatcacggtggcgcttcctactcgtcacctcttccgaagaggcagtGTCGGTCGACgcatcggaggaacttgtgtcctcctcatCGTTGACGGTGGTCGCCGACTacaccttggccttggccttcgctttcacgtccgcctccgccttcacccgcgccgtcgcctcctcaaacccttcctcctccgcctcctcctccacggtctgccattcctccgcgctgtccagtggcggcggggaatcatcgccgctgctgggcgttcggactctgtcccaccaatggttCCATCCTGGAGACttgccctcgctgtcggtgtctgatggaagcccagagatgtagctcatcgtgagAAGTTTGGATAAATGGTggccggttgaagatccgaaagcgcctacgtatgggtcttattgagcgcggatgaacggcggcgcagaagtcgaagagagcggcggttgctgttTCGAGGAGTtcacgctccattccggcggttagcGCGTCAGTCGAcgtggttgccaatgcgacggttccccttcccggcaactgcaccgtcgctacgtagcaacggttgagcgtccgagccgctgacgcatcgggcccgcgcctcctcgcctctcatctcgttgtgttcggcgtgcccggagcgtcccctttgtagtggggacgggctcggggcatcGGACATCATATTGGGCCGCGCCAGACAAAAAGGAcctttggggcacgcgactgggaacgattttttgtccggcgcgcctgtCCCACCGATGGTTCCATCCTGGATACTtgacctcgctgtcggtgtctgatggaagcccagagatgtagctcatcatAAGAAgtttggatgaatggcggcctgttgaagatccgaaagcgtGTACGtatgggtcttattgagcgcggatgaacggcggcgcagaagtcgaagagagcggcggttgctctttcgaggagttcgcgctccattccgaCGGTTGGCGCGTCAGTCGAcgtggttgccaatgcgacggttccccttcccgacaactgcaccgtcgctacgtagcgatggttgagcgtccgagccactgacgcatggggcccgcgcctcctcgcctctcatctcGTTAtgttcggcgtgcccggagcgtcccctttgtagtagggacgggctcggggcatcggacaccatattgggccgcgccagacaaaaaagaccgttggggcacgcgactgggaacgattttttgtccgacacgccccaaatccctttgggggacggtttgggacgtgactggagatgctcttagaaatcACGGTCCGGTTTGCATCCACATTTCGGATGAAATCGGTAAATCTAACTCTCTATATCCGACTCACATATATTGTACTGATTTTGTACAACTAAAATCTCTCTTTGTCTCACTCCCTCAAACACAAACATCTGAGTTCACATAATAACAATTAACATTGGTGTTTCCGTTGTTCATCAACTCCATGAGGCAATTAGTCCATCCTAGCAATAAGATTATCAACAGCAGCTACCAATCAATAATGTTTCCCCCAAAAAATTTATAGAGGTAAGCAATCAGGCCAAAAGaaaaattatagcagcaggccaaAGGCTAAGCAATCAATAACAACAACAAAGCAGGCATGGTCGTACCAATCTCCTCTCTCGAGCTCTCACAAAGCATTAGAGGCGTTCAACCTATCTTTCTCGTTCTCTCTCGCTGACAACTTCAGAGCAGGATCACAGCCAGCAGTAGCAACAACAATTAGCCCTCCTTGCTCCACTTCTCGTGTAGCCACAGCCACCATCCACAACTCCCGAGTGATTTCCGTCCCTTCCATCAAGCTCCCGTCCGTGCGAGGTGCACGACTGGTGAAGGGCGGTCAGCACGCCGGGTCGGAGAATCATGGTCGGGCACTCAGTCTAGGTGCGGCCACCAGGCACCAGCGAGCCCGATCCAGCCGCCGACACGGCCAGACAGAGGAGACGAGGAAGGTAAAGGGGCAAAAGAAAAACGTTTCGCAGAGTTTTATTGGGCCTCGGCCCAGCTGTTCGCGGGATGAAGCGCACGGAGCCACGGAAGACGTACACGTACGAACAACCGATCCGAATTTAATAATGTTTCCCCCTAAAAAAAATTATAGAGGTAAGCAATCAGGCCAAAAGaaaaattatagcagcaggccaaAGGCTAAGCAATCAGTAACAACAACAAAGCAGGCATGGCCGTACCAATCTCCTCTCTCGAGCTCTCACACAGCAGCAGAGACGCTCAACCTATCTTTCTCATTCTCTCTCGCTGACAGCTTCAGAGCAGGATCACagccagcagcaacaacaacaattagCCCTCCTTGCTCCACCTCTCGTGTAGCCACAGCCACCATCCACAACTCCCGAGTGATTTCCGTCCCTTCCATCAAGCTCCCGTCCGCGCGAGGTGCACGACCTGGTGAAGGGCGGCCAGCACGCCGGGTCGGAGAATCATGGTCGGGCACTCAGTCTAGGTGCGGCCACCAGGCACCAGCGAGCCCGATCCAGCCGCCGACACGGCCAGACAGAGGAGACAAGGAAGGTAAAGGGGCAAAAGAAAAACGTTTCACAGAGTTTTATTGGGCCTCGGCCCAGCTGTTCGCGGGATGAAGCGCACGGAGCCACGGACGACGTACACGAACAACCGATCCGAATTTAATAATGTTTCCCCCCAAAAATTTTATAGAGGTAAGCAATCAGGCCAAAAGAAAAATTATAGCAGCAGACCAAAGGCTAAGCAATCAGTAACAACAACAAAGCAGGCATGGCCGTACCAATCTCCTCTCTCGAGCTCTCACACAGCAGCAGAGGCGCTCAACCTATCTTTCTCATTCTCTCTCGCTGACAGCTTCGGAAGCAGGGATCACagccagcagcaacaacaacaattagCCCTCCTTGCTCCACCTCTCGTGTAGCCACAGCCACCATCCACAACTCCCGAGTGATTTCCGTCCCTTCCATCAAGCTCCCGTCCGTGCGAGGTGCACGACCTGGTGAAGGGCGGCCAGCACGCCGGGTCGGAGAATCATGGTCGGGCACTCAGTCTAGGTGCGACCACCAGGCACCGGCGAGCCCGATCCAGCCGCCGACACGGCCAGACAGAGGAGACGAGGAAGGTAAAGGGGCAAAAGAAAAACGTTTCGCAGAGTTTTATTGGGTCTCGGCCCAGCTGTTCGCGGGATGAAGCGCACGGAGCCACGGAAGACGTACACGTACGAACAACCGATCCGAATTTAATAATGTTTCCCCCCAAAAAATTTATAGAGGTAAGCAATCAGGCCAAAAGAAAAATTATAGAAGCAGGCCAAAGGCTAAGCAATCAGTAACAACAACAAAGCAGGCATGGCCGTACCAATCTCCTCTCTCGAGCTCTCACAGAGCAGCAGAGACGCTCAACCTATCTTTCTCATTCTCTCTCGCTGACAGCTTCAGAGCAGGGTCACAGCcatcagcaacaacaacaattagCCCTCCTTGCTCCACCTCTCGTGTAGCCACAGCCACCATCCACAACTGCCGAGTGATTTCCGTCCCTTCCATCAAGCTCCCGTCCGCGCGAGGTGCACGACCTGGTGAAGGGCGGCCAGCACGCCGGGTCGGAGAATTATGGTCGGGCACTCAGTCTAGGTGCGGCCACCAGGCAACAGCGAGCCCGATCCAGCCGCCGACACGGCCAGACAGAGGAGACGAGGAAGGTAAAGGGGCAAAAGAAAAACATTTCTCGGAGTTTTATTGGGCCTCGGCCCGCTGTTCGCGGGATGAAGCGCACGGAGCCACGGACGATGTACACGTACGAACAACCGATCCGAATTTAATAATGTTTCCCCCCAAAAAATTTATAGAGGTAAGCAATCAGGCCAAAAGAAATATTATAGCAGCAGGCCAAAGGCTAAGCAATCAGTAACAACAACAACGCAGGCATGGCCATACCAATCTCCTCTCTCGAGCTCTCACACAGCAGCAAAGGCGCTCAACCTATCTTTCTCATTCTCTCTCGCTGACAGCTTCAGAGCAGGATCACcgccagcagcaacaacaacaattagCCCTCCTTGCTCCACCTCTCGTGTAGCCACAGCCACCATCCACAACTCCCGAGTGATTTTCGTCCCTTCCATCAAGCTCCCATCCGTGCGAGGTGCACGACCTGGTGAAGGGCGGCCAGCACGCCGGGTCGGAGAATCATGGTCGGGCACTCAGTCTAGGTGCGACCACCAGGCACCTGCGAGCCCGATCCAGCCGCCGACACGGCCAGACAGAGGAGACGAGGAAGGTAAAGGGGCAAAAGAAAAACGTTTCGCAGAGTTTTATTGGGCCTCGGCCCAGCTGTTCGCGGGATGAAGCGCACGGAGCCACGGAAGACGTACACGTACGAACAACCGATCCGAATTTAATAATGTTTGCCCCCAAAAAATTTATAGAGGTAAGCAATCAGGCCAAAAGAAAAATTCTAGCAGCAGGCCAAAGGCTAAGCAATCAGTAACAACAACAAAGCAGGCATGGCCGTACCAATCTCCTCTCTCGAGCTCTCACAGAGCAGCAGAGATGCTCAACCTATCTTTCTCATTCTCTCTCGCTGACGGCTTCGGAGCGGGATCACAGCcatcagcaacaacaacaattagCCCTCCTTGCTCCACCTCTCGTGTAGCCACAGCCACCATCCACAACTCCCGAGTGATTTCCGTCCCTTCAATCAAGCTCCCGTCCGCGCGAGGTGCACGACCTGGTGAAGGGTGGCCAGCACGCCGGGTCGGAGAATTATGGTCGGGCACTCAGTCTAGGTGCGGCCACCAGGCACCAGCGAGCCCGATCCAGCCGCCGACACGGCCAGACAGAGGAGACGAGGAAGGTAAAGGGGCAAAAGAAAAACGTTTCGCAGAGTTTTATTGGGCCTCGGCCTAGCTGTTCGCGGGATGAAGCGCACGGAGCCACGGACGACGTACACGTACAAACAACCGATCCGAATTTAATAATGTTTCCCCCCAAAAAATTTATAGAGGTAAGCAATCAGGCCAAAAGaaaaattatagcagcaggccaaAGGCTAAGCAATCAGTAGCAACAACAAAGCAGGCATGGCCGTACCAATCTCCTCTCTCGAGCTCTCACACAGCAGCAGAGGCGCTGAACCTATCTTTCTCATTCTCTCTCGCTGACAGCTTCAGAGCAGGATCACagccagcagcaacaacaacaattagCCCTCCTTGCTGCACCTCTCGTGTAGCCACAACCACCATCCACAACTCCCGAGTGATTTCCGTCCCTTCCATCAAGCTCCCGTCCGCGCGAGGTGCACGACCTGGTGAAGGGCGGCCAGCACGCCGGGTCGGAGAATCATGGTCGGGCACTCAGTCTAGGTGCGGCCACCAGGCACCAGCGATCCCGATCCAGCCGCCGACACGGCCAGACAGAGGAGACGAGGAAGGTAAAAAGAAAAACGTTTCGCAGAGTTTTATTGGGCCTCGGCCCAGCTGTTCGCGGGATGAAGCGCATGGAGCCACGGACGACGTACACGTACGAACAACCGATCCGAATTTAATAATGTTTCCCCCCAAAAAATTTATAGAGGTAAGCAATCAGGCCAAAAGaaaaattatagcagcaggccaaAGGCTAAGCAATCAGTAACAACAACAAAGCAGGCATGGCCGTACCAATCTCCTCTCTCGAGCTCTCACACAGCAAGAGATGCGCTCAACCTATCTTTCTCATTCTCTCTCACTGACAGCTTCAGAGCAGGATCATAGCcatcagcaacaacaacaattagCCCTCCTTGCTCCACCTCTCGTGTAGCCACAGCCACCATCCACAACTCCCGAGTGATTTCCGTCCCTTCCATCAAGCTCCCGTCCGCGCGAGGTGGACGACCTGGTGATGGGCGGCCAGCACGCCGGGTCGGAGAATCATGGTCGGGCACTCAGTCTAGGTGCGGTCACCAGGCACCAGCGAGCCCGATCCAGCTGCCGACACGGCCAGACAGAGGAGACGAGGAAGGTAAAGGGGCAAAAGAAAAACGTTTCGCAGAGTTTTATTGGGCCTCG contains the following coding sequences:
- the LOC124704552 gene encoding cytochrome P450 89A2-like, with translation MGMLHPSPEFITSVCFLLVATAVFLRRRVVHGHRRGLSIHVTDRAVAHRALLEHSTAFLNRPIGVVPSSILTGERYPNIHAAPYGPYWRAARRNVVAGVLHPSSLGLLGDIRARALSRLVGDLNSGVLPAECLHFAVYSVLAEMCFGEDVVSELGETRLRAMHKLQRDVLRALPSLAVLVRYPRMGKLLYPSRWRQVLAFRRQQDESFLPIVAQVKRRSHMNKDPSSFKFKTYVESLVDLRIREDDGACRAATDGELVSLISEFLGAGTEATAAALQWTMANLTKRPDLQQKLRAEMVAVATACGCDVIDEVELSRMPYLRATVLESLRCHPPIPFVMRHMEREVAAKVLGFTVPDRGATVNFLVGKIGRDPATWSDPTEFRPERFMSGTIDADLTCTRDLTMMPFGAGRRACPAIAPAMLHLQYFVANLVREFEWWEADGDDNAVDLTEFRGLFVTIMKRPLHARLVPRHPE